One genomic segment of Mycolicibacterium chubuense NBB4 includes these proteins:
- a CDS encoding serine/threonine-protein kinase, with amino-acid sequence MSGREVLVGRYELRGVLGHGGMAEVRDGWDTRLCRPVAVKLVHPTLVSQPDIRRRFADEARSAAVLEHPNIVAVHDFGDHDGTPFIVMERLPGHTLGDVMAQGPMAPQQVRAMLDDVLSALAVAHGAGVLHRDIKPGNILVSASGDRLKVGDFGIAKTGGAAATATGQIIGTMCYMSPERVAGAPASVADDLYAVGVIGYEAVTGRRAFPQDNPLAVARAIMDDPPPPLAVCCPGLDPALAAVIDRAMARDPAQRFGSADQMRAALAGGAAPRPATRVLTQAPVPLTGYPVAPVRRPRRPNTARGYLAAAAIVAAFLVSILTVAVIGRSSPPTPEPISTSTSVPAPPPTTTPSPPVPAASSTVEQPAPQPAPPKKRPGNGHGRGHGD; translated from the coding sequence TCTCGGCCACGGCGGCATGGCCGAGGTTCGTGACGGCTGGGACACGCGGCTGTGCCGGCCCGTGGCCGTCAAGCTGGTGCACCCGACACTCGTCTCACAGCCCGACATCCGGCGCCGTTTCGCCGACGAGGCCAGGTCCGCGGCGGTGCTCGAACATCCCAACATCGTGGCGGTGCACGACTTCGGCGACCACGACGGCACACCGTTCATCGTGATGGAGCGCCTGCCCGGCCACACCCTCGGCGATGTGATGGCTCAGGGGCCGATGGCACCGCAACAGGTCCGTGCGATGCTCGACGACGTCTTGTCGGCGCTTGCCGTCGCGCACGGCGCGGGGGTGCTGCACCGCGACATCAAACCCGGCAACATCCTGGTGTCCGCCTCGGGTGATCGGCTGAAGGTCGGCGATTTCGGCATCGCCAAGACCGGTGGCGCCGCCGCGACGGCGACAGGCCAGATAATCGGCACGATGTGCTACATGAGCCCGGAGCGCGTGGCGGGGGCTCCGGCATCCGTCGCCGACGACCTCTATGCCGTCGGCGTCATCGGATACGAGGCGGTGACCGGCCGGCGCGCGTTCCCCCAGGACAACCCGCTCGCGGTGGCACGGGCCATCATGGACGACCCGCCGCCACCGCTGGCCGTGTGCTGTCCCGGGCTCGACCCCGCACTGGCCGCGGTCATCGACCGCGCGATGGCGCGCGACCCCGCGCAGCGCTTCGGCAGTGCCGACCAGATGCGTGCCGCACTCGCCGGCGGGGCGGCGCCGCGTCCGGCGACCAGGGTGCTGACCCAAGCCCCGGTGCCGCTGACCGGCTATCCCGTCGCGCCGGTGCGGCGACCTCGACGACCCAACACCGCCCGGGGCTATCTTGCCGCGGCCGCGATCGTCGCCGCCTTCCTGGTTTCGATCCTCACGGTCGCGGTCATCGGGCGTTCGTCCCCGCCGACGCCGGAGCCGATCAGCACGAGCACCTCGGTACCTGCGCCGCCGCCGACGACGACCCCGTCACCGCCGGTGCCGGCGGCCAGTTCGACGGTCGAGCAGCCGGCTCCGCAGCCGGCGCCCCCGAAGAAGAGACCCGGCAACGGGCACGGCAGGGGCCATGGCGACTGA